The following are encoded in a window of Impatiens glandulifera chromosome 5, dImpGla2.1, whole genome shotgun sequence genomic DNA:
- the LOC124938113 gene encoding uridine/cytidine kinase UKL1, chloroplastic, translated as MSEDTTPIDIVMEAASGPHFSGLRLDALHSSSLSPRSSFSIPNPSSSDPTLADSDTPKQPFVIGVCGGTASGKTTVCDMIIQQLHDHRVVLVNQDSFYRGLTAEESKHVHEYNFDHPDAFDTEQLLECVETLKSGQSVHLPIYDFKIHRRSSDSFRQVNASDVIILEGILVFHDPRVRNLMNMKIFVDTDADVRLARRIRRDTVERGRDINSVLEQYAKFVKPAFDDFVLPSKKYADVIIPRGGDNHVAIDLIVQHIHTKLGQHDLCKIYPNVYVIQSTFQIRGMHTLIRDSDISKHDFVFYSDRLIRLVVEHGLGYLPFTEKQVVTPTGSVYIGVDFCKKLCGVSIVRSGESMENAMRACCKGIKIGKILIHRDGDNGKQLIYEKLPKDISERHVLLLDPVLATGNSANQAIELLIQKGVPESHIIFLNLISAPEGIEAVSKRFPSLKIVTSEIDAALNKEFRVIPGMGEFGDRYFGTDD; from the exons TTCATTCTCTATTCCCAATCCTTCTTCTTCTGATCCAACCCTAGCTGATTCCGACACTCCCAAGCAGCCTTTTGTCATCG gaGTTTGTGGAGGCACAGCTTCGGGTAAGACAACTGTCTGTGATATGATCATCCAACAGCTCCATGATCATCGGGTGGTTCTTGTTAATCAG GATTCGTTTTATCGTGGTTTAACAGCTGAAGAATCAAAACATGTGCATGAATACAATTTTGATCATCCTG ATGCTTTTGACACTGAACAGCTATTAGAATGCGTTGAAACACTGAAAAGCGGCCAATCTGTTCATTTACctatttatgattttaaaattcaCCGACGTTCTTCAGACAGTTTTCGACAG GTGAATGCATCAGATGTAATTATCTTGGAGGGCATTCTAGTTTTTCATGACCCAAGGGTCCGGAACTTGATGAATATGAAGATTTTTGTTGACACag ATGCTGATGTGAGACTTGCTAGGAGAATAAGGCGTGATACAGTTGAGAGGGGTAGGGATATAAACTCTGTGCTTGAGCAG TATGCCAAGTTTGTTAAACCGGCTTTTGATGATTTTGTTCTTCCATCAAAGAAATATGCTGATGTTATAATACCCCGTGGAGGCGATAATCATGTTGCCATTGATTTAATAGTTCAACATATTCACACAAAGCTTGGCCAGCATGATCTCTGCAAGATTTATCCTAATGTGTATGTCATTCAATCAACTTTCCAG ATAAGAGGTATGCATACGTTGATTCGAGACAGTGATATATCAAAGCATGACTTTGTGTTTTACTCAGATCGGCTTATTCGTCTG GTTGTCGAGCATGGCCTTGGCTATTTACCATTTACTGAGAAGCAAGTTGTCACTCCAACAG GCTCAGTCTATATCGGGGTTGACTTCTGCAAGAAACTATGTGGAGTTTCCATTGTCAGGAG TGGCGAAAGTATGGAGAACGCAATGCGCGCTTGCTGTAAAGGAATAAAGATAGGGAAAATTCTAATCCATCGAGATGGTGATAATGGGAAGCAG CTCATATATGAAAAACTTCCCAAGGATATATCAGAACGACACGTTCTACTGTTGGATCCAGTTCTAGCCACAG gtaaTTCTGCTAATCAAGCGATTGAGTTGCTTATCCAGAAAGGAGTTCCAGAATCTCACATAATATTTCTGAATCTTATTTCT GCGCCTGAGGGAATAGAAGCTGTTAGCAAACGGTTCCCTTCCTTGAAGATTGTGACTTCGGAGATTGATGCGGCGCTCAATAAGGAATTTCGTGTCATTCCTGGGATGGGCGAATTTGGGGATCGATACTTTGGGACTGATGATTGA